The proteins below come from a single Caulobacter segnis ATCC 21756 genomic window:
- a CDS encoding peptidylprolyl isomerase, whose product MSADLENTLILTLETGPVTIQLRPDLAPGHVERIKELVREGFYDGVVFHRVIPGFMAQGGDPSGTGRGGSDKPDLKAEFNKEPHVRGVCSMARTPDPNSANSQFFIVFDDATFLDGQYTVWGQVTEGMENVDALPKGEPPKEPGKIVSAKIAADA is encoded by the coding sequence ATGTCGGCCGACCTCGAAAACACCCTGATCCTGACGCTTGAGACCGGTCCGGTCACCATCCAGCTGCGTCCCGACCTGGCGCCTGGCCACGTCGAGCGGATCAAGGAGCTGGTTCGCGAGGGCTTCTACGACGGCGTTGTCTTCCACCGCGTGATCCCGGGCTTCATGGCCCAGGGCGGCGATCCGTCGGGCACGGGCCGCGGCGGTTCGGACAAGCCGGACCTGAAGGCCGAATTCAACAAGGAGCCGCACGTGCGCGGCGTCTGCTCGATGGCCCGCACGCCCGACCCGAACTCGGCCAACAGCCAGTTCTTCATCGTGTTCGACGACGCCACCTTCCTGGACGGTCAGTACACGGTTTGGGGCCAGGTGACCGAGGGCATGGAGAACGTTGACGCCTTGCCGAAGGGCGAGCCGCCGAAGGAGCCGGGCAAGATCGTCAGCGCCAAGATCGCCGCCGACGCCTGA
- the bioF gene encoding 8-amino-7-oxononanoate synthase codes for MQSLDAFAGEKLAALEAKSLRRWLKPTRRHDGAVVERDGRRLISFSCNDYLGLSHHPEVRASAAEAALNYGAGAAASRLVTGDHPLLGDLEKRLARLKGTEAACVFGSGYLANTGVIPTLVGSEDVIFVDALAHACIWAGAQLSGAKIVKFAHNDVGDLARLLEAERPLARHALVATDGVFSMDGDIAPLDQLSALCARHDAWLMSDDAHGVGVLAEGRGSAALFPGAEIPLQMGTLSKALGSYGGYLCGSQAVVDLLKTRARTLVYATGLPPASTAAALASLDIIERQPERTALPLAKARLFTRRLGLPEAESPIVPVVLGSADAALSASEALENQGFLVVAIRPPTVPDGTARLRVAFNALHEDVDVMRLADAVAALRGASA; via the coding sequence ATGCAGAGCCTCGACGCCTTCGCGGGCGAGAAGCTGGCCGCGCTGGAGGCCAAGAGCCTGCGGCGCTGGCTCAAGCCCACCCGCCGCCACGACGGCGCCGTGGTCGAGCGCGACGGTCGCCGACTGATCTCGTTCTCCTGCAACGACTATCTGGGCCTGTCCCACCACCCCGAGGTCCGCGCGTCGGCGGCGGAAGCCGCGCTGAACTACGGCGCGGGCGCGGCGGCCTCGCGCCTGGTGACCGGCGACCATCCGCTGCTCGGAGACCTGGAAAAGCGCCTGGCGCGGCTGAAGGGCACGGAGGCGGCCTGCGTGTTCGGGTCGGGCTATCTGGCCAACACCGGCGTCATCCCCACCCTCGTCGGCTCGGAAGACGTGATCTTCGTCGACGCCCTGGCCCACGCCTGCATCTGGGCCGGCGCGCAGCTGTCAGGCGCCAAGATCGTCAAGTTCGCCCACAACGACGTCGGCGACCTGGCCCGTCTGCTGGAGGCCGAACGCCCCCTCGCCCGCCACGCCCTGGTGGCGACCGACGGGGTGTTTTCGATGGACGGCGATATCGCGCCGCTGGACCAACTCTCCGCGCTGTGCGCCCGCCACGACGCCTGGCTGATGAGCGACGACGCGCATGGGGTCGGGGTTCTGGCGGAGGGGCGCGGCTCGGCCGCCCTGTTCCCCGGCGCGGAAATCCCGTTGCAGATGGGCACTCTGTCCAAGGCGCTGGGGTCTTACGGCGGCTATCTCTGCGGGTCCCAGGCCGTTGTCGATCTGCTCAAGACCCGCGCCCGCACGCTGGTCTACGCCACGGGCCTGCCGCCCGCCTCGACCGCCGCCGCCCTGGCGTCGTTGGACATCATCGAGCGCCAGCCCGAGCGGACGGCCCTGCCGCTGGCCAAGGCGCGGCTCTTCACGCGCCGCCTTGGCTTGCCGGAGGCCGAAAGCCCAATCGTGCCGGTGGTCCTTGGAAGCGCTGACGCGGCCCTATCGGCCTCGGAGGCCCTGGAAAACCAAGGCTTCTTGGTGGTGGCTATCCGTCCGCCCACGGTGCCGGACGGCACGGCCCGACTGCGCGTGGCCTTCAACGCGCTGCACGAGGACGTCGACGTGATGCGGCTGGCCGACGCGGTCGCCGCGCTGCGCGGAGCGTCCGCGTGA
- the coaD gene encoding pantetheine-phosphate adenylyltransferase codes for MRVGLYPGTFDPVTNGHLDIIGRAVKLVDKLVIGVAVNIGKGPLFSLDERVAILERETAHLTKIAQIEVKPFESLLMHFARDVNAQMIVRGLRAVADFEYEFQMTAMNQQLDREIETVFLMADPRHQAIASRLVKEIAALGGDISKFVPAGVAEQLLIKVGRG; via the coding sequence ATGCGGGTCGGGCTTTATCCCGGGACTTTCGATCCGGTCACCAATGGTCACCTCGATATTATCGGGCGGGCCGTGAAGCTGGTCGACAAGCTGGTGATCGGCGTCGCCGTTAACATCGGCAAGGGACCGTTGTTCTCGCTGGATGAGCGGGTCGCCATCCTCGAGCGCGAGACGGCGCATCTGACCAAGATCGCCCAGATCGAGGTGAAGCCGTTCGAGAGCCTTCTGATGCACTTCGCTCGAGACGTGAATGCTCAGATGATCGTGCGCGGCCTGCGCGCCGTCGCCGACTTCGAGTACGAGTTCCAGATGACGGCGATGAACCAGCAGCTGGATCGCGAGATCGAGACCGTCTTCCTGATGGCCGACCCGCGTCACCAGGCCATCGCCTCGCGGCTAGTCAAGGAGATCGCCGCTCTAGGCGGTGACATCTCCAAGTTTGTCCCCGCCGGCGTCGCCGAGCAGTTGCTGATCAAGGTCGGGCGAGGGTAG
- the gyrA gene encoding DNA gyrase subunit A, with the protein MSDEHTTIPADGSRGDIAPINIEDELRRSYLDYAMSVIVSRALPDARDGLKPVHRRVLFSMHEQGQTPERPYVKSARVVGDVMGKYHPHGDASIYFTLVRMTQPFSMGLVLIDGQGNFGSVDGDMPAAMRYTECRMAPPAMALLADLDKDTVDFVDNYDGKEQEPTVLPARIPNLLVNGAGGIAVGMATNIPPHNLGEVIDACLLLIDEPEITTDQLLDLVPGPDFPTGGEIIGRAGPRQALLTGRGSVIMRGVASVEDLRAGREAIIVTEIPYQVNKANLVEHIAELVRDKKLEGIADIRDESNRDGMRIVIELKRDASGEVILNQLYRFTALQSSFGVNMLALNRGRPEQMGLHKLLQLFVEFREEVVVRRTKFELGKARDRGHVLVGLTIAVANIDEFIHIIRSSKDPTEARERLVAKSWPAGDMLPLVELIADPRTIQEEGGLIRLTDEQARAILALTLSRLTGLGREEIGNEAETLADAIRGYLELLSDRANIMAVVREELVEVREKFAVPRRCQIVDGDADMEDEDLIVREDMVITVTMGGYVKRTPLANYRTQHRGGKGKSGMATKNEDAVTRVFSASTHAPLLFFTSGGKVYKMKVWRLPLGVANSRGKAFVNLLPIESGETITSILALPEDEATWSGLDVMFATRSGSVRRNKLSDFVDVRRNGKIAMKLDEGDGIVGVAVCNADQDVLLTTAAGRCIRFSVDEVRVFASRDSTGVRGVRLAEGDEVISMAVLRSVDATPAERAAYLKHQRAMLRAAGEEGDDAPVAAEEGEEDADETTLSPERIAELGAAEEILLTVSSEGFGKRTSAYDFRRTGRGGQGLAAQDLSKRGGRLVGSFPIDESDQILLVTDQGQLIRVPVSQIRVAARNTQGVTIFRTAQDEHVVSVERLADSGGDDNQGEDSGAEETL; encoded by the coding sequence TTGAGCGACGAACACACCACGATCCCCGCTGACGGTTCCCGCGGGGATATCGCCCCGATCAACATCGAGGACGAACTCCGCCGCTCCTATCTCGACTACGCGATGAGCGTGATCGTCAGCCGCGCCCTGCCGGACGCGCGCGACGGTCTCAAGCCCGTGCACCGCCGGGTGCTGTTCTCGATGCATGAGCAGGGGCAGACGCCGGAGCGTCCCTACGTCAAATCGGCCCGCGTGGTCGGTGACGTCATGGGTAAGTATCACCCGCACGGCGACGCCTCGATCTACTTCACCCTGGTCCGCATGACCCAGCCCTTCTCAATGGGTCTGGTGCTGATCGACGGGCAAGGCAACTTCGGTTCGGTCGATGGCGATATGCCCGCGGCCATGCGCTACACCGAGTGCCGCATGGCGCCGCCCGCCATGGCGCTGCTGGCCGACCTCGACAAGGACACGGTCGACTTCGTCGACAACTACGACGGCAAGGAGCAGGAACCCACCGTTCTGCCGGCCCGGATTCCGAACCTGCTGGTCAACGGCGCGGGCGGCATCGCCGTCGGCATGGCGACCAACATTCCGCCGCACAACCTCGGCGAAGTCATCGACGCCTGCCTGCTGCTGATCGACGAGCCCGAGATCACCACCGACCAGCTGCTGGACCTGGTGCCGGGACCGGACTTCCCCACCGGTGGCGAGATCATCGGCCGCGCTGGGCCGCGTCAGGCGCTGCTGACCGGCCGCGGCTCGGTGATCATGCGCGGCGTGGCCAGCGTCGAAGATCTGCGGGCCGGCCGCGAGGCCATCATCGTCACCGAGATCCCGTATCAGGTGAACAAGGCCAATCTGGTCGAGCACATCGCCGAGCTGGTCCGTGACAAGAAGCTCGAGGGCATCGCCGACATCCGCGACGAGTCCAACCGCGACGGCATGCGCATCGTCATCGAGCTGAAGCGCGACGCCTCGGGCGAGGTGATCCTGAACCAGCTCTATCGCTTCACGGCGCTGCAAAGCTCGTTCGGCGTCAACATGCTGGCCCTGAACCGCGGTCGTCCCGAGCAGATGGGCCTGCACAAGCTGCTGCAGCTGTTCGTCGAGTTCCGCGAGGAAGTCGTCGTCCGCCGCACCAAGTTCGAGCTGGGCAAGGCCCGCGACCGCGGCCACGTGCTGGTCGGTCTGACCATCGCCGTCGCCAACATCGACGAGTTCATCCACATCATCCGCTCGTCGAAGGATCCGACGGAAGCCCGCGAGCGCCTGGTGGCCAAGTCCTGGCCGGCCGGCGACATGCTGCCGCTGGTCGAGCTGATCGCCGACCCGCGCACAATCCAGGAAGAGGGCGGCCTGATCCGCCTCACCGACGAGCAGGCGCGCGCCATCTTGGCCCTGACCCTGTCGCGCCTGACCGGCCTGGGCCGTGAGGAAATCGGCAACGAGGCCGAGACCCTGGCCGACGCGATCCGTGGCTATCTGGAGCTTCTGTCCGACCGCGCCAACATCATGGCCGTGGTTCGCGAGGAACTGGTCGAGGTCCGCGAGAAATTCGCCGTTCCGCGCCGCTGCCAGATCGTCGACGGCGACGCCGACATGGAAGACGAGGACCTGATCGTCCGCGAGGACATGGTCATCACCGTCACCATGGGCGGCTACGTCAAGCGCACGCCGCTGGCCAACTACCGCACCCAGCACCGGGGCGGGAAGGGCAAGTCGGGCATGGCGACCAAGAACGAGGACGCCGTCACCCGCGTGTTCTCGGCCTCGACCCACGCTCCGCTGCTGTTCTTCACTTCGGGCGGCAAGGTCTACAAGATGAAGGTGTGGCGTCTGCCCTTGGGCGTCGCCAACTCGCGCGGCAAGGCGTTCGTGAACCTGCTGCCGATCGAATCCGGCGAGACCATCACCTCGATCCTGGCCTTGCCGGAAGACGAGGCGACCTGGAGCGGCCTGGACGTGATGTTCGCCACCCGCTCGGGCAGCGTGCGTCGCAACAAGCTCTCCGACTTCGTGGACGTCCGCCGCAACGGCAAGATCGCCATGAAGCTGGATGAAGGCGATGGCATCGTCGGCGTGGCGGTCTGCAACGCCGATCAGGACGTGCTGCTGACCACGGCGGCGGGCCGCTGCATCCGCTTCTCGGTCGACGAGGTGCGTGTGTTCGCCAGCCGCGATTCCACCGGCGTGCGCGGCGTCCGCCTGGCCGAAGGCGACGAGGTCATCTCGATGGCCGTGCTGCGCAGCGTCGACGCAACCCCGGCCGAACGCGCCGCCTACCTCAAGCACCAGCGCGCGATGCTGCGCGCCGCTGGCGAAGAGGGCGACGACGCCCCCGTCGCGGCGGAGGAAGGCGAAGAAGACGCTGACGAGACGACTCTGTCCCCAGAACGCATCGCTGAATTGGGCGCTGCCGAGGAAATCCTCCTGACGGTGTCGTCCGAAGGCTTCGGCAAGCGCACCAGCGCCTACGACTTCCGTCGTACGGGCCGGGGCGGTCAGGGCCTCGCGGCTCAGGATCTGAGCAAGCGAGGCGGCCGTTTGGTTGGCTCGTTCCCGATCGATGAGAGCGACCAAATCCTGCTCGTGACGGATCAAGGCCAGCTGATCCGCGTTCCTGTTTCGCAAATTCGTGTTGCAGCGCGGAATACTCAGGGCGTAACCATCTTCCGCACCGCGCAGGACGAGCACGTCGTCAGCGTCGAACGTCTCGCCGATTCCGGCGGCGACGATAACCAGGGCGAGGACAGCGGGGCGGAAGAGACCCTGTAA
- a CDS encoding peptidylprolyl isomerase, whose protein sequence is MTLSRALLPCLVISVTASAAMAAASKPSEQDWRTPAADTVLVIDTNKGRVFVELTPEVAPNHVARLQELTRAGVYDGRTFFRVIDRFMAQTGDPTNTGEGGTDKPNLKAEFTFRRAADTPFVTMAAPAGLEVGYLKSLPVVSQAWSWSEMTSDHKVAAWGTYCPGVVGMARDDDNNSANSQFFLMRQPYPSLDKRYTAFGRVVSGLDVVRAIKTGEPVPAPQDQMLKVRLLSDIPENERPKVRLIDPKGPWLAAETQRLRALKGADFSVCDIDLPAEVR, encoded by the coding sequence ATGACGCTGTCTCGTGCGCTGCTGCCCTGTCTGGTTATCTCGGTCACCGCGAGCGCCGCGATGGCGGCGGCGAGCAAGCCGTCAGAACAGGACTGGCGCACGCCGGCCGCCGACACGGTCCTGGTGATCGACACCAACAAGGGGCGGGTGTTTGTGGAGTTGACCCCCGAGGTCGCGCCCAACCATGTCGCCCGCCTGCAGGAGCTGACCCGCGCCGGCGTCTATGACGGGCGCACCTTCTTTCGAGTCATTGACCGGTTCATGGCTCAGACAGGGGATCCGACCAACACGGGCGAGGGCGGAACCGACAAGCCTAACCTCAAGGCCGAGTTCACCTTTCGCCGCGCCGCCGATACGCCGTTCGTCACGATGGCCGCGCCGGCCGGCCTGGAGGTCGGCTATTTGAAGTCTCTGCCCGTCGTCAGTCAGGCCTGGAGCTGGAGCGAGATGACCAGCGACCACAAGGTCGCGGCCTGGGGGACCTATTGTCCTGGCGTGGTCGGCATGGCGCGCGACGACGACAACAACTCGGCCAACAGCCAGTTCTTCCTGATGCGCCAGCCCTATCCGTCGCTGGACAAGCGCTACACCGCCTTTGGTCGCGTCGTAAGCGGACTGGACGTCGTGCGTGCGATCAAGACCGGCGAGCCGGTTCCGGCGCCGCAAGATCAGATGCTGAAGGTTCGGCTGCTGTCCGATATTCCCGAGAACGAGCGCCCCAAGGTGCGGCTTATTGACCCAAAAGGACCGTGGCTCGCCGCTGAAACCCAGCGTCTTCGAGCGTTGAAAGGCGCGGACTTTTCCGTCTGCGACATCGATTTGCCGGCCGAAGTTCGCTGA
- a CDS encoding adenosylmethionine--8-amino-7-oxononanoate transaminase, translating to MIDPDWLTAGAPHVWRPYCQMKTARPPLPVVATRGSRLILADGRELVDGLASWWTACHGYNHPHIAEALRAQIERMPHVMFGGLAHEPAYRLAERLARMLPGDLDHVFFAESGSVSVEIAMKMALQFHINRGARGRTKFLAFRGGYHGDTLATMTVCDPEEGMHSLFAGVMPAQVIADLPRDTESEAALDVLLGERGHEIAAILIEPLVQGAGGMLLHSPEVLRTLRRLADKHGVLLIFDEIFTGFGRTGTLFAMQAAGVEPDIVTLSKALTGGTLPLSAAVASQKVFESFWSDDPGAALMHGPTYMANPLACAAANASLDLFEGGSWRSNVARVGAALSEGLEPCRGGKGVVDVRTLGAIGVVEFDAPVAVGDLCAGFAELGVWIRPMGKVIYLTPAFTTPDEDLTLLTSAVRKVVGVA from the coding sequence ATGATCGATCCCGACTGGCTGACCGCCGGCGCCCCGCACGTCTGGCGGCCCTACTGCCAGATGAAGACGGCCCGGCCGCCGCTGCCGGTCGTGGCGACGCGCGGCTCGCGGCTGATCCTGGCGGACGGGCGGGAGCTAGTGGACGGCCTGGCCTCGTGGTGGACGGCCTGTCACGGCTACAACCACCCGCATATCGCCGAGGCCCTGCGCGCCCAGATCGAGCGGATGCCGCACGTGATGTTCGGCGGCCTGGCCCACGAGCCAGCTTACCGACTGGCTGAGCGCCTGGCGCGGATGCTGCCTGGCGACCTCGACCACGTGTTCTTCGCCGAAAGCGGCTCGGTCTCGGTCGAGATCGCCATGAAGATGGCGCTGCAGTTCCACATCAATCGCGGCGCCCGGGGGCGGACCAAGTTCCTGGCCTTCCGAGGGGGCTATCACGGCGACACCCTGGCGACGATGACGGTCTGCGATCCGGAGGAGGGCATGCACAGCCTGTTCGCCGGCGTGATGCCGGCCCAGGTGATCGCTGACCTGCCGCGCGACACGGAAAGCGAGGCGGCGCTCGACGTCCTGCTCGGCGAACGGGGACACGAGATCGCGGCGATCCTGATCGAGCCCCTCGTGCAAGGCGCCGGCGGCATGCTGCTGCACTCACCCGAGGTGCTGCGGACCCTGCGCCGGCTCGCCGACAAGCACGGTGTCCTGTTGATCTTCGATGAGATTTTCACGGGCTTCGGTCGCACCGGAACCCTGTTCGCCATGCAAGCGGCAGGCGTTGAGCCGGACATCGTCACCCTGTCCAAGGCGCTCACGGGAGGGACGTTGCCGCTGTCGGCCGCCGTGGCCTCCCAGAAGGTGTTTGAGTCCTTCTGGTCCGACGACCCTGGCGCGGCGCTCATGCACGGCCCGACCTATATGGCCAATCCGCTGGCATGCGCGGCCGCCAACGCCTCGCTGGACCTATTCGAGGGTGGGTCCTGGCGATCCAACGTAGCGCGCGTCGGCGCCGCCTTGTCCGAGGGGCTCGAGCCCTGTCGGGGCGGGAAGGGCGTCGTTGACGTCCGGACCCTGGGCGCGATCGGCGTTGTCGAGTTCGATGCGCCTGTGGCCGTCGGCGATCTCTGTGCGGGTTTCGCCGAACTGGGCGTCTGGATCCGGCCGATGGGTAAGGTGATTTACCTGACGCCCGCCTTCACAACGCCGGACGAGGACCTCACCCTGCTGACATCCGCCGTCCGCAAGGTGGTCGGCGTCGCCTGA
- a CDS encoding peptidylprolyl isomerase: MKLAMTAAALALAAMTASAQTASAQTASDWRTPDPNNVIVVETNKGRIIAELYPQAAPNHVERVRGLVKSGFYDGLTFFRVISDFMAQTGDPQNTGIGGSDQPNLTAEFNFRRGGDLPLGAGFKVGSNESGWVDALPVTSQNSALAVMTADRKVSTWGNFCPGVLGMARAGDPDSANSQFFFMRQANASLDKTYTAFGRVLQGLDVVRAIKTGEPVPDPQDKMLSVKLLADLPADKRPTVRVMDTRSAAFKALVTKRQAEMGGGFTNCDLDVPVQVK; this comes from the coding sequence ATGAAGCTCGCCATGACCGCCGCCGCCCTGGCGCTCGCCGCAATGACGGCTTCCGCTCAGACGGCTTCGGCCCAGACCGCCTCGGACTGGCGCACGCCTGACCCGAACAACGTCATCGTGGTGGAGACCAACAAGGGCCGGATCATCGCCGAGCTCTATCCGCAGGCGGCCCCCAACCATGTCGAGCGCGTGCGTGGGCTGGTGAAGAGCGGCTTCTACGACGGCCTGACCTTCTTCCGCGTGATCAGCGACTTCATGGCGCAGACGGGCGACCCGCAGAACACTGGCATAGGCGGTTCCGACCAGCCTAACCTCACCGCCGAGTTCAACTTTCGTCGTGGGGGCGACCTGCCGCTGGGCGCCGGCTTCAAGGTCGGCAGCAACGAATCTGGCTGGGTCGACGCCTTGCCGGTGACGAGCCAGAACTCGGCCCTTGCCGTGATGACCGCTGACCGCAAGGTCTCGACCTGGGGCAACTTCTGTCCCGGCGTGTTGGGCATGGCGCGCGCCGGTGATCCCGACAGCGCCAACAGTCAGTTCTTCTTCATGCGGCAGGCCAACGCCTCGCTGGACAAGACCTACACCGCCTTCGGCCGCGTGTTGCAGGGCCTCGACGTCGTCCGCGCCATCAAGACGGGCGAGCCTGTCCCTGACCCGCAGGACAAGATGCTGAGCGTCAAGCTTCTGGCCGACCTGCCGGCGGACAAGCGTCCGACCGTTCGGGTGATGGACACTCGGTCAGCCGCCTTCAAGGCTTTGGTGACCAAGCGTCAGGCGGAGATGGGCGGCGGCTTCACCAATTGCGATCTCGACGTCCCCGTTCAGGTGAAATGA
- a CDS encoding DMT family transporter: MTQGGGSGPSGAMSAKSSPLTGLEYLAILAIILTWGINNAAAKVATLYLPPMLMGGLRFLAALAFLFPFVRPPFPEPRKVLAIVLLTGPIHFGIIYVAFSMADALSPLVVASQLWIPFTAVFAWRMLGETMRLPAVVGLVVAFVGVAWMSLDPHATGDLPAIALIVVAGACWAVATVLVRKTPGIKPLKMQGMTALVAAPVLLAMSLVFETGQVERIKAAPPIAWAAVLFAAVVSTVGASALLFWLVQRREAGRVTPYFLLTPLVSCTIGILFLGDKLTPQLLIGGGATMVGVALVAMTEKRIKPEEALAEAA; encoded by the coding sequence TTGACCCAGGGCGGCGGGTCTGGTCCAAGCGGGGCCATGTCCGCCAAGTCCTCTCCCCTGACCGGTCTGGAATACCTTGCCATCCTGGCGATCATCCTGACCTGGGGGATCAATAACGCCGCCGCCAAGGTGGCGACGCTCTACCTGCCGCCGATGCTGATGGGCGGGCTGCGGTTTCTGGCGGCGCTGGCCTTCCTGTTTCCGTTCGTCCGGCCGCCGTTTCCCGAGCCTCGCAAGGTGCTGGCGATCGTCCTGCTGACCGGTCCCATCCACTTTGGGATCATCTACGTCGCCTTCAGCATGGCCGACGCGCTGAGCCCTCTGGTCGTGGCGAGCCAGCTCTGGATCCCGTTCACCGCCGTCTTTGCGTGGCGCATGCTGGGCGAGACCATGCGTCTGCCCGCGGTGGTTGGCTTGGTGGTCGCTTTCGTCGGCGTGGCCTGGATGAGCCTCGACCCTCACGCCACCGGCGACCTGCCGGCGATCGCCCTGATCGTCGTCGCCGGCGCCTGCTGGGCGGTGGCCACGGTGCTGGTGCGCAAGACGCCCGGCATCAAGCCGCTGAAGATGCAGGGCATGACCGCCTTGGTGGCCGCGCCGGTGCTGCTGGCCATGTCGCTTGTCTTCGAGACTGGACAGGTCGAGCGGATCAAGGCCGCGCCGCCGATCGCCTGGGCGGCCGTGCTGTTCGCGGCGGTGGTCTCGACGGTGGGCGCCAGCGCCTTGCTGTTCTGGCTGGTCCAGCGGCGCGAGGCGGGGCGGGTGACGCCCTATTTCCTGCTGACGCCGCTGGTCTCGTGCACGATCGGCATCCTGTTCCTCGGCGACAAGCTGACGCCGCAACTGCTGATCGGCGGCGGCGCGACCATGGTCGGCGTCGCTCTAGTCGCGATGACCGAGAAGCGGATTAAGCCGGAAGAGGCGCTCGCTGAAGCGGCCTAG
- the bioD gene encoding dethiobiotin synthase, producing the protein MKAFFVAGTGTDLGKTHVGCALLEAARARGLSADAFKPVVSGFDPEAPETSDPARLAAALGRPNAWSEVSPRRYRAPLAPNLAARLEGDVLRMDDLVGDCRAWLAGRNVDLALVEGAGGVMSPMTDDATNLDLMSALALPVLLVAGSYLGTASHLLTALEVVRARRLTVATIVVSESLDAPDLDQTVEMLRAFERQAPIVVAPRKGWDASELANVLLS; encoded by the coding sequence GTGAAGGCGTTCTTCGTCGCCGGGACTGGCACGGATCTGGGCAAAACCCACGTCGGTTGCGCGCTGCTGGAGGCCGCTCGCGCCCGCGGCTTAAGCGCCGACGCGTTCAAGCCCGTGGTCAGCGGGTTTGATCCTGAGGCGCCGGAGACCAGCGATCCCGCGCGCCTCGCCGCGGCGCTCGGCCGTCCGAACGCCTGGAGCGAGGTCTCACCGCGTCGCTACCGCGCCCCGCTGGCCCCGAACCTCGCCGCGCGGCTGGAGGGCGACGTTCTGCGGATGGATGATCTGGTGGGCGATTGCCGGGCCTGGCTGGCGGGTCGCAACGTGGATCTGGCCCTCGTCGAGGGCGCCGGCGGGGTGATGTCGCCCATGACCGATGACGCGACGAACCTAGACCTGATGTCCGCTCTCGCCCTGCCCGTCCTGCTGGTCGCCGGCAGCTATCTGGGCACGGCCAGCCACCTGCTGACGGCGCTGGAGGTCGTGCGGGCGCGACGCCTGACCGTCGCGACCATCGTCGTCAGCGAAAGCCTCGACGCCCCCGACCTCGACCAAACGGTCGAGATGCTTCGCGCCTTCGAACGACAGGCGCCGATCGTCGTCGCACCCCGCAAGGGCTGGGACGCCAGCGAACTGGCCAACGTCTTGCTGAGCTAA
- the sodC gene encoding superoxide dismutase[Cu-Zn], with translation MRSLTLATTLGLAALITAAPALAQTAATAQVKSGDGKDMGVIALTEAPHGVLLKLELKGLTPGWHAVHFHEKGDCGTPDFKSAGAHVHTTAQVVHGLLNPDANDNGDLPNIFANADGSATAEIYSTLVSLKGAGGRPALLDADGSAIVVHASPDDHKSQPIGGAGARAACGVIK, from the coding sequence ATGCGCAGCCTCACCCTCGCGACGACCCTGGGCCTCGCCGCCCTGATCACCGCCGCGCCGGCCCTGGCCCAGACCGCCGCGACCGCCCAGGTCAAGAGCGGCGACGGCAAGGACATGGGCGTTATCGCCCTCACCGAGGCCCCTCACGGCGTGCTGCTGAAGCTGGAGCTCAAGGGCCTGACGCCCGGCTGGCATGCGGTCCACTTCCACGAGAAGGGCGACTGTGGAACGCCGGACTTCAAGTCGGCCGGCGCCCACGTCCATACAACCGCTCAGGTTGTCCACGGCCTGCTGAACCCTGACGCCAACGACAATGGCGACCTGCCCAACATCTTCGCCAACGCCGACGGCTCCGCCACGGCGGAGATCTACTCGACGCTCGTTTCGCTGAAGGGCGCCGGCGGCCGTCCCGCCCTGCTGGACGCGGACGGCTCAGCGATCGTCGTCCACGCAAGCCCCGACGACCACAAGAGCCAGCCGATCGGCGGCGCCGGCGCGCGCGCCGCTTGCGGCGTGATCAAGTAG